In one Sphingobacterium daejeonense genomic region, the following are encoded:
- a CDS encoding polysaccharide biosynthesis protein produces MTRYFMTIPEACQLVIEAGNMGNGGEIFVFDMGKSVKIVDLAKKMIRLSGFTPFKDIDIKFTGLRPGEKLYEELLNDLENTMPTHHDKIMIAKVRENDFELVKNEIHVLSKELNSNNNLNIVRQMKVMVPEFKSQNSIYEQLDKEKMVNINS; encoded by the coding sequence ATTACTAGATATTTTATGACCATCCCTGAGGCTTGTCAATTAGTTATCGAGGCTGGCAATATGGGTAATGGCGGTGAGATTTTCGTATTTGACATGGGCAAATCCGTTAAGATTGTGGACTTGGCCAAGAAAATGATCAGATTGTCTGGATTTACGCCTTTTAAAGATATCGACATCAAATTCACTGGTCTTAGACCAGGCGAGAAATTATATGAAGAGTTGTTGAATGACCTTGAGAACACGATGCCTACACATCATGATAAAATCATGATCGCCAAAGTTAGGGAAAATGACTTTGAATTGGTAAAAAATGAAATTCATGTGCTTTCAAAGGAATTAAACAGCAACAACAACCTCAATATTGTTAGGCAGATGAAGGTGATGGTACCTGAATTCAAAAGCCAAAATTCTATTTATGAACAATTGGATAAGGAAAAAATGGTCAATATCAACTCTTAA
- a CDS encoding SDR family NAD(P)-dependent oxidoreductase, with translation MRIIKPLNHIKIVPRWIIFMFDIAVSACAFLLAFTLYNNFNVDSFSKLDFSVEFLFCMILTAISFLVFKLYSGIVRYTSAVDSIRILSTIVFTSIIMFIAKLIFIALQIQINIPTNLIIIYALFAFTGLTTYRTCIKIFFQYTKSTRNGRKNAIVYGAGDLGIAVKRTFEHDFRSEKTIVAYIDDNEEKIGKSIDGLKIYGSKDFLRAVHKFGVDELIIASSNIDIEVKNNIIDQALEHNVTVLTLPPVSKIINGDLSPSQIKQIKIEDLLERAPIQISNEKLLDQLRGKRVLVTGAAGSIGSEISKQLGRYEPQMIILCDQAESPLHNLQLDLQDQFKNQIYHTFIADIRSEERMRLLFETFKPHYVYHAAAYKHVPMMENHPSEGVKTNVFGTYLLSNLAVEFDVQKFVFVSTDKAVNPTNVMGATKRIAEKYVQSLNNYLTTVNGIKSTRFITTRFGNVLGSNGSVIPRFKDPNRKGWPCYGYSSRYY, from the coding sequence ATGAGAATAATTAAGCCGTTGAATCACATTAAGATAGTTCCAAGATGGATTATTTTTATGTTCGACATAGCTGTTTCTGCCTGTGCATTTTTACTTGCATTCACGCTTTACAATAATTTTAATGTTGATTCTTTTTCAAAGTTAGACTTCTCTGTGGAATTTTTATTCTGTATGATCCTAACTGCGATTTCATTTTTAGTATTCAAGCTTTATAGTGGTATTGTGAGGTACACTTCTGCAGTAGATTCGATCCGGATCTTATCTACTATTGTGTTCACCTCGATAATCATGTTTATAGCCAAACTGATCTTTATCGCGTTACAAATACAGATCAACATCCCTACAAATCTCATTATTATTTATGCCCTGTTTGCATTTACAGGACTCACTACCTATCGTACATGTATTAAGATCTTTTTTCAATACACTAAGTCGACAAGGAATGGTCGGAAAAATGCAATTGTGTATGGAGCCGGAGATTTGGGAATTGCAGTAAAACGTACTTTTGAACATGATTTCAGATCAGAAAAAACAATAGTTGCCTATATCGATGATAATGAGGAGAAAATTGGGAAATCAATCGATGGGTTAAAGATTTACGGTTCTAAAGATTTTCTAAGGGCAGTTCATAAATTTGGTGTTGATGAGTTGATTATCGCTTCTTCCAATATCGATATTGAAGTCAAGAACAATATTATTGACCAAGCATTGGAGCATAATGTTACAGTCTTGACATTGCCACCAGTAAGTAAAATCATAAATGGTGACCTCTCGCCTTCTCAGATAAAGCAAATCAAGATAGAAGATTTATTGGAGAGAGCTCCTATTCAAATTTCCAACGAAAAGTTATTGGATCAATTGCGTGGAAAAAGAGTATTGGTCACTGGTGCTGCGGGATCTATCGGAAGTGAAATTTCTAAACAGTTAGGACGTTATGAGCCTCAAATGATCATTTTATGTGATCAAGCTGAATCGCCATTGCATAACCTTCAATTAGACCTTCAGGATCAGTTTAAGAATCAAATCTATCATACTTTTATTGCTGACATTCGTAGCGAAGAAAGAATGAGATTGTTATTTGAAACTTTCAAGCCTCATTATGTTTATCATGCTGCTGCATATAAGCATGTACCTATGATGGAGAACCATCCTAGTGAAGGAGTAAAAACAAATGTATTCGGCACTTATTTGTTATCAAATTTAGCTGTTGAGTTTGATGTTCAGAAATTCGTTTTTGTTTCGACCGACAAAGCTGTAAACCCAACGAATGTAATGGGTGCTACTAAAAGAATTGCTGAAAAATACGTTCAGTCTTTGAACAATTACCTTACTACGGTTAATGGCATTAAATCTACGCGTTTCATCACAACGCGGTTCGGGAATGTTTTGGGTTCAAACGGATCTGTAATCCCTAGGTTTAAGGACCCAAATAGAAAAGGGTGGCCCTGTTACGGTTACTCATCCAGATATTACTAG